The Neofelis nebulosa isolate mNeoNeb1 chromosome X, mNeoNeb1.pri, whole genome shotgun sequence genome has a segment encoding these proteins:
- the LOC131502678 gene encoding serine/threonine-protein phosphatase 4 regulatory subunit 3B-like produces the protein MAESAMADKCRVKLYSLNRDQQWDDLGTGHIFLAHVEHLQSVCLLVQSDSSDALILESKINSNTPYQRQQETLIVWSEAEGHGMALSFRDAEGCQQIWEDICRVQGKDPSVVITQDLLDESEDQFDEILETADDLPSCELGKLEDIDDFVTSILALPLPIHKERLALILENGDYIKNLLQLFHTCEDQGDTEGLHHLYEIIKAILFLNKTSLFEIMFSDECIMDVVGCLEYDPAMAQPKRHREFLTQHAKFKEVVPITDCELMQKIHQTYRVQYIHDILMPIPSMFEENVLSTLTTFIFLNKVEIVCMLHEDDNFLSEVFVQLRNETIDDDKQRELLFFFKEFCKFSQTLQPPNKDALIKTLTHLGILPVLKTVMSRKDLQILSAATDILTYLVECSPSMIREFIMEEAQQSVDGNHFINLISEQMICDTDPELEGAIHLMGLLRALIHPENMLSTPNKCERSEFLNFFYKHCIQNFIAPLFAITSENICEGDNVVGADKNSPNNYQTAGLLSLILELLTFCVQHHTYYIKNYILSNDLLRRVLILMSSKHTFLTLSALRFMRGMIGLKDELYNCYIIKGNLFEPVVNAFLKNGTRYNMLNSAVIELFEYIRVENIRSLVTHIVEKFYKTLESIEYVQTFKGLKIRYDEEKEQQNQIRKNLHSILYSQILCRGIRVLEKNEKVCIKEDSKEEEAVMPPLEDDFPDPYDKFMETKNPKENEDKVDLPKRTSSGSCKISSSPSAGGANETSSQSSSSTVGLKNDPDDEEKDEGDETSPKKKPHLSS, from the coding sequence ATGGCAGAAAGCGCCATGGCCGACAAGTGTCGCGTGAAACTCTACTCCCTGAACCGAGATCAACAATGGGATGACCTAGGCACCGGGCACATCTTTTTGGCTCACGTGGAGCACCTCCAGAGCGTGTGTCTGCTAGTTCAGTCGGATTCCAGTGACGCGCTAATCCTGGAGTCGAAGATCAATTCAAATACGCCGTACCAGAGGCAACAGGAAACGCTGATTGTTTGGTCAGAAGCGGAGGGCCACGGTATGGCTTTAAGTTTCCGGGATGCCGAAGGTTGTCAGCAGATCTGGGAAGACATTTGCCGAGTTCAAGGTAAAGATCCATCTGTCGTTATCACACAAGACCTCTTAGATGAATCAGAAGATCAGTTTGACGAAATACTCGAAACCGCTGATGACTTGCCTAGCTGTGAACTCGGTAAACTTGAAGATATTGATGACTTTGTTACCTCGATTCTCGCTTTACCTTTACCTATCCATAAGGAAAGACTGGCTCTGATCTTAGAAAATGGGGACTATATTAAAAATTTGCTGCAGCTGTTCCACACTTGTGAAGACCAAGGGGACACTGAAGGTTTACACCATTTGTATGAAATTATTAAAGCCATCTTATTCCTTAACAAGACATCTCTGTTTGAGATCATGTTTTCTGATGAATGTATCATGGATGTGGTGGGATGCCTCGAATATGACCCTGCAATGGCTCAGCCGAAAAGGCATAGGGAATTCTTGACTCAACATGCGAAGTTCAAGGAAGTTGTACCAATAACGGACTGTGAACTTATGCAAAAGATACATCAGACCTATAGGGTACAGTACATTCACGACATCCTTATGCCGATACCATCCATGTTTGAAGAGAATGTTCTTTCTACTCttacaacttttattttcctcaacaAGGTCGAGATAGTCTGCATGCTGCACGAAGATGACAACTTTTTGTCTGAAGTTTTTGTGCAGCTAAGGAACGAGACTATAGATGATGATAAACAGCGCGAGTTGCTATTTTTCTTCAAGGAATTCTGCAAATTTTCGCAGACATTACAGCCTCCGAACAAGGACGCCCTCATCAAAACATTGACGCATTTGGGAATTCTTCCTGTTCTGAAAACCGTGATGAGCAGGAAGGATCTGCAGATACTATCAGCTGCTACCGATATACTTACTTATCTAGTAGAGTGTAGTCCATCCATGATCCGAGAATTTATAATGGAAGAAGCCCAGCAGAGTGTAGATGGTAACCATTTCATTAACTTAATAAGTGAGCAAATGATCTGTGACACTGATCCTGAGCTGGAAGGTGCTATTCATTTAATGGGACTTCTTCGTGCTCTAATCCATCCTGAAAATATGCTGTCAACACCTAATAAATGCGAAAGAAGTGAGTTTCTAAATTTCTTCTACAAGCATTGTATACAGAACTTCATAGCACCACTTTTTGCCATCACTTCAGAAAATATATGTGAAGGGGATAATGTAGTTGGAGCTGACAAAAACAGCCCCAATAATTATCAAACAGCAGGGCTGCTTTCTTTAATTTTGGAGCTGCTCACATTTTGTGTGCAACATCACACATATTACATAAAAAACTATATTTTGAGCAATGACTTGCTAAGAAGAGTCTTGATCTTGATGAGTTCAAAGCACACTTTCCTGACTCTGTCTGCTCTTCGCTTTATGAGAGGGATGATTGGCCTTAAAGATGAACTTTATAATTGTTACATCATCAAGGGAAATCTTTTTGAGCCAGTTGTAAATGCTTTTCTGAAAAACGGGACTCGGTACAATATGTTGAATTCAGCTGTTATTGAGCTGTTTGAATATATAAGAGTGGAAAATATCAGATCTCTTGTTACACATATAGTTGAGAAGTTTTATAAAACACTTGAATCGATTGAATATGTTCAGACATTCAAAGGACTGAAGATCAGATATGATGaagaaaaagagcaacaaaatcAAATTCGGAAGAATTTGCATTCTATACTGTATAGTCAAATACTCTGCAGAGGCATCAGAGTCTTGGAGAAGAACGAAAAAGTGTGTATTAAAGAAGATTCAAAGGAAGAAGAAGCAGTTATGCCACCATTGGAAGATGATTTTCCAGATCCTTATGATAAGTTTATGGAGActaaaaacccaaaagaaaatgaagacaaggtAGATCTTCCTAAAAGAACATCTTCTGGGAGCTGCAAAATCAGTTCATCCCCTTCTGCTGGTGGTGCTAATGAAACGAGTAGCCAGAGCAGTAGCAGCACGGTTGGCTTAAAGAATGATCCAGATgatgaagaaaaagatgaaggagATGAAACATCGCCCAAGAAGAAACCACATCTTAGCTCGTAA